The proteins below are encoded in one region of Ostrea edulis chromosome 3, xbOstEdul1.1, whole genome shotgun sequence:
- the LOC125680217 gene encoding uncharacterized protein LOC125680217 — translation MALDLPELKNEPVMDFNIGDILDIMETDSSAPNLSSPEVEIEMKNERFEPVSDDEIQRLIDSQKNPNTRKNTTWAIETFNKWRAERDNVPLLTEMNSESLNYWMQRFVLEVRKQDGSEYPPRSLYYIVCGLLRFIRDENIHNVNFLDEKDHRFAVFQRVLDARMKELLSKGLGTKVRQVDPILPENEEKIWNQKVFGMQSSLALQYTVFFYNCKLFGLRGYDEHKSLKCDQFEVGCDERGKYIRFHGRSSKTYKGGLKHIQLQNKDIKHYCLNGKPLAVGIRYGEQVLGINKIKGLMKEITGQAGLLGNFTNHSGKRTCATHLYQAGVDEQEIMSRTGHRSETAVRKYKRSNSVLLENVSKVLDPPKMMKFEEPLPPVINQENLSMNDSKEFDNQENVTRNPQSVFNNCVFNFKP, via the exons ATGGCGCTCGATCTACCGGAACTAAAAAATGAACCTGTCATGGATTTCAATATAGGAGATATTTTGGACATAATGGAGACTGACTCTAGTGCGCCAAATTTGTCCAGTCCTGAGGTCGAGATAGAGATGAAAAATGAACGATTTGAGCCGGTGTCCGATGATGAAATTCAGCGTTTGATAGACTCACAAAAAAATCCCAACACTCGTAAAAATACTACATGGGCAATTGAAACGTTCAACAAGTGGCGTGCCGAACGGGACAATGTCCCACTTTTGACCGAGATGAACAGCGAATCTCTTAATTACTGGATGCAGCGATTTGTGTTGGAAGTAAGAAAACAAGACGGATCGGAATATCCGCCTCGTTCCCTGTACTACATTGTGTGTGGTTTGTTACGCTTTATTAGAGACGAAAACATTCATAATGTGAactttttggatgaaaaagatcaCAGATTTGCTGTGTTCCAAAGAGTCTTGGATGCGCGAATGAAAGAACTGTTATCGAAGGGGTTAGGAACAAAAGTGCGTCAGGTGGACCCAATTTTACCAGAAAACGAAGAAAAAATCTGGAACCAAAAAGTGTTCGGAATGCAATCTTCTTTGGCTCTTCAGTACACAGTTTTCTTCTATAACTGTAAACTTTTTGGGTTACGTGGTTATGATGAACATAAATCATTGAAATGCGATCAGTTTGAAGTCGGATGTGACGAGAGGGGGAAATACATACGTTTTCATGGTAGATCGTCGAAAACCTACAAGGGAGGCTTGAAACATATTCAACTGCAGAACAAGGACATTAAACACTACTGTCTCAATGGTaa ACCTTTGGCAGTTGGTATTAGATACGGTGAACAAGTCCTGGGAATCAACAAAATCAAGGGATTGATGAAGGAAATTACAGGACAAGCCGGTCTACTTGGGAATTTCACTAATCACTCGGGTAAAAGGACCTGCGCTACACACCTGTATCAAGCTGGTGTGGATGAACAAGAGATCATGAGCAGAACTGGGCATCGCTCTGAAACGGCCGTTCGAAAGTATAAGCGTTCAAATTCTGTATTGCTGGAAAATGTGTCGAAAGTGTTGGATCCGCCAAAGATGATGAAATTCGAAGAACCACTCCCTCCAGTGATCAATCAAGAAAATTTGTC